ttaattggctgattgacttctAGTTCCATACCAATTATTTGGCtaattgacttgcctatttcaAACATTCCTTATGCGTGATTTCCTTGCCCATTTCAGTCTATTATTGGCGTGGAGGAGCTGCTAATTTCAAACCAAATTAGTGCTAATTTTAGGCTCCTATtttttagtcctttttttttttgtttttcttttaattttttaattttttaattttttaattttttaattttttttaattttttttaattttttttaattttttatttatttattttttttttatctacttTCTTATTTTGAACCAAGTTAGCTTTCCTTTCCTTATAGTGGGCTTGTAGGGTAGAAAAAGGTTATAAATCGCATGCACTCATTGTTAATGAAAGGATCAttgaatggaaataaaagaaaacgtgaggtttgtttcttttattggtTCTTCAGAGAACTTATCAATGATTCTTCTTTGTGGCGTTCAATTTTTATACCTTCGGTTCAtgttcaattataatcattgggtcagggtttgttactttatactTTCGGTTCgcgtttcatttataaacgttgggtcggggttttttataaaaaaaaaaatatgaattttagctttcttaaGCAAGTAAtccaatattgtttgttgggtctcaaaAGTGTGTCGGTTGAGGTTTGCATCAACAAAACTCATACAAACAAGCTTCATCTTCACTATAGAACAACAACTCATCCATCAAGAGACTTAGTGAAATAGAGATGAAAGAAAGGTGAGAGAACGGGTTATGTTGTAATTGTGATGAGAAGTTTCAATCGGGTCATCGTTGCTAGAAGTTGTTCTTGATTGAAGGGATCTACCTAGAGGATTTGGGGGATGGAGAAGATAGTTAGGCAGAGGCGGAACTAGAAGCCATGGCAAACGGGGGTGAAACTTTGAAAATCTCTCTCAATGCTTTGACTGGCGTCTCAACCCCTCAAATGATGCAGGTACGAGTATGATATAGAGGAGGATGGGTCGTGATGTTGGTGGATACGGGCTCAACACACAATTTCATGAGCATTGGTATTGCCCGAAGTCTGAGTATACAATCAAAGGTAGTTGAAAGTTTTAAGGTGGCTGTAGAAAATGGGGAACGGATACGTTAGCGAAGTACACTGCTTTGGAGTCCAGGTTGTTTGTGGAAGAGAACCACCTACTTTGTTGTCATATGTGCTTGGCACATCTAAGGTGGTAGCAATGAAATAGCTTTTGGTGGACTGAGATGACATTGTTAAAGAAGCCCAGGAACGTCTAAAAGGTGCATAAGCAAGAATGAAGAAAAACTATGATCAACACCACCAAGAGATGGAGTTTAACGTGGGTGATTGGGCCATTTGTGCTTCCTGCCTTATAGACAAATGTCAGTAACACTTAGAAAGAAGTTGAAGTTGTCTCCTAGATTTTATGGGCCATACTAGATTCTGGACAAAGTTGGGGCAGTTTCTTACAAACTCTATCTTCCCTTTGAGTCTAAAATCCATTCTACTTTCCATGTATCATTGCTGAAGAGGCAATTGGGCTATGCAGTTATGGTACAAGATACATTGCATTATGTAGACAACGCAGATGGAAAAGAAGCACTGGAGTATCGCACCATAAAGGGAGTTACTAAGGTTTTAATTCACTGGAATGGGATTTCTCATGTTTATGCAACCTGGGAGAAATTAGAAGACATGCAACATCGGTTCCCATTTTTTGGCCTTGAGGACAAGGACAATCCTAAAGGGAAGGGATTGTTACATGTGTGTGGCTAAGGGCTAGTAGAGTGAGTTGCAGATTTCAGTGCAGTAGTAGTATAACATTTGGTCTATTAGTAGTTATTATTATAGTAGGATTTAATTGATGTTGGGGTCTGTCACGTGCCTTCCATAATTATCTCTTGTAGGTTGTTATTAGATAGGATTTAAGTTGTTGGGTAGAAGGCTAGAAGCCAGTTCTGTGACAGCAGATATCTTTATTGCTTTAGTGTTTTTATTTGGTTGTAGTATGGAGTCATGGGTCAGTTGTAAGTCTCGTAAGTATGAGACTCTATAATAGgcaaataaatatatgttttacttgcaagtaCACAAGATTAAAATAATAGTATAGAGAGCAAGTGCAAGTATGAGATCATTCCTACAAGGATTGGTAAATTGTTTTGAAGTAGAATTTCCTAATATAGATATTTTGAATGAAGTAAAAGATGATTGCAATGGAATAAAGTaaacaacataattgaaaatataaataaaagggTAGGGCTCCGATATTCATCACTAATCAGTAATCATGCTTTTTTTAGGAAACGATATGCACAATGCTACAAACCATATTGCGATACTTAATGTTTGTCAGCTACaagggcatggtatctactTCTAAATATATTGATCTGtctgagcaacgagttaggcatatcatatattttaaccattttatttcttaaaggatttagcatggcatctactaagttgttattcaagaaagcataaaaactATGGAAATCGGCAAACATACTTAGGTTGGAATGTGACATCTATTTTAGTTGTCTTCatattgattaatccaagaacctgtgatgtgattctttcgttactctattatggcCAGGACTCggccatccaaattgacataaataacaaatccatacccatgcatatgatgatcaatcataaacatgtgaggaattcaagaaaacaaaaaagaatcaattaagaatcacaaataattgtagcaaggcaaatcaaaactttaaagaaacatgattagggcttcaatcgagctcCAACAAGAGTAATTAACTATAACTAATTTGGACTAAAAGtatatacatatagaaaataaagaaattaaggaagaaagaaaaaccaaaacccttctTGATCTAGCCTCCAATTCCTCTCACAAagcttgtgtgtgttttttttttttgaataacttAGGGGAGGATTTATAGAGTTTAGGAACAATCCTAGGTGATTTCGTGCAGCCTAAAAGTCCAAAATCGAGTTGGAGTTGGATTAGGATCTTTCCAAAAATACAGGTCTACCGATTTTGCAGCAAACGAatccaaaattgatttggagttagATATTTTTAAGAATGAGTTTGCCAACTTCACTATTCTGCAACAAATAAATctaaaattgatttggagttggatcTTTCCAAAAATGGGTCTGCCACGTTGACCAGGCACAGCCTGACCTTTATCTACTAAAACTACCATAACTTTCtctagaaaattatttttacaagtCGTAAAATTCTTCATAAAATAGATATATGGATCTTTTCAAGAACATATGGCTCATCTATTGGTTATTTCTGAATCAATACATTTTAATCCGCAAAGATGACTAATCTGTATGGCCAATTCTGAGAATTTAATAAGGCTCATTTTCACTCTTTGCTAGTGACAACATGACTTAGCAAAATACTCAATTTATCTATAACGGTAAAAAAATGATGGTTTTGTTGCACTTCTATTGGGAAACCTGAAAGCATATAAAACACTACAAAAGATCAAATTGTAACAAGGCTAAATGATTAACATATtcaaattaaggggcttgaatgtgtaaattcagcacttatcaggtCGTCACATGCCTTCCATAATTATCTCTTGTAGGTTGTTATTGGGTATGATTTAAGTTATTGGATAGGAGCCTAGGAGGCTAGAAGCTGGTTCTGTGATAACAGATATCTTTATTGCTTTAATGTTATTATTTGGTTGTAGTATTGAGTCATGGGTTAGTTGTAAGTCATGTAAATATGGGACTTTATCTTATGTTTGTTTTCTCCTTTGGATACTGCATTGCGATGGAATAAAAGATTAGTCAAGAATTTTTTCAAACATTGTGTTTGTACGagtctagagcttctctaactGCTCTAACAAAGGAGGTCCAGGATTCCTCGAAAATCTTACCGGTATaattgttttatctttctttactCTAAAATAGGAAAGTTAAAGATGAACGATCCTGATAATTTTTCAATTCATAAACCATTTACGCATTCGGTCCCTCAAGATCCTAACATGGGTTCATCAATGAACTAGGCTGTGGatcataacaaattaaaattgggTCAAAAACCTCTGAATGAGCTGGATAATTGGGTCAAATGAACTCCAAATTTCTTACACATGCAAAAAGCTCAAATGAAGCGTTTGGTGTAGTGCTGTGATAGTGAAGAAAACTCCAAAGAAACACACAAATGGGAAATACGGTTATAATGTTCAGGGGAGGGCATGGAACTCCTGGGCCATGCCATAGTGGGCTCTCtgtctatttttatttttatttttggtaattaatttagggttaaaaTTAAGAGGAAATTTACAAGGCAAatcctttttctcttcttttcagcagcaactaagaaaaaaaaaataaaaaaaccatagCTATTAAGACAATTCCAAATTTGAGCAAATACACGTAATGATTGATTATAGTTAATTTCACAAAGAAATAGCAAAAGCCCAAATAGATGGACCGAAGCCATTAATTAACAAATATTAGTTTTTCCTACCCGCGTTAATTCGATCACATGCCATGTAATAGTATAACatcatcacatatatatatatatatatccccaaggggtagctcaatcagttggggactacgcctcatgaagaggaggttactagttcgaatctcttctcccctcttatgtggacatgtaaaatatatatatatatatagcgataaGCTTCTTTAGGTGTAAGAAACTTCAAAATGGCCGGCGATCTGGCTATATATGTCTTCCACAATCAGAGACTGATCTGGCTGATTATGTCTCAAATCTCATCAGACCAATCGCCGGGATCACCTTCATAGAATAAGCCATCGACGATCTGATCGATTAGCGAATCAATAAATGTGTTACAGCCGATGCTGAAAATCCGACCCACTTTATTTCGGGCGCTGGAGAACCATGCAAAGGTAGCAGCACAAGTAACAGCCCCCAAACACAACCCACCCGCTTCAGCAATGCCTTGAAGATCCATCTTTCTGAATAACGAGTTCCCAGTCACCAACTCCATTGTCACTGTTGCTGCAAAAATAATCTCCAAAAGAAAACCTTAAACAGCGTTAAAACTCTCTTAGAGCTACTTTTTAACTAATCAAAAAAcgctattttaactatttttttcaatataaaactcattttaaaatcgttatttttaaatcgtactacaaacccaaacggatccTAAGAAACGCTCCAtgattacaaacaaaaaaccaaGTTATGACTCAGAGAAAGCCCTAGCTTGTTTGCATCTATATTATCACTATAAAAATACTAGTCAAATTACAATTACAATTCTCAAAAATCGGTTATAAAACTCAGTCAATCATACACCACTTCAGTTCAATCATAAGGCTTAGCCCACTTGGTGACCTGTTCTAAGATATATGATGCTTCTGTCCTGTCTTCTTGGATATTTTAAGGTCTAATTCGGCGGCTTATGACTTTGAGGGCTCCTAATCATATGGACGTAAAGAGTTAGATGGGAGCTTGGTCATTTTCTGGTCAAAGGCTGAGTGCTAATAAGGCAATTGTCCACGTGTTATTATTCAATAGTACTCCCCCGAGCATCATATGGTACATTTTATTCACATAAACATGCACAGATCTAAGAGGTGGTAGGCAGGCATCTTTCCacgtatttttctttttcttttttggtatgTTTCTTCCAAagtatttacaaaaataaataaataaataaatacctgTACAACTCATAGCACGTGTTTAGCTAACAACGAGCCCCATCTAAAACTATCAATAACTACAAGCTCTAGCTTCCTATCCCCTTTACTGTCCAATTAATCCAAATAATTTATCAAATAGCTACCTACATAAAATTAAGATAGATTTTCTCAACTCCCAATTATCGTTTTtgcattaaataattaaaaattttatcgTAATAATATTTATCATATCAACCAACTTATCCTCTATAGTTTATATGATCATCTCAATATTGACATGcaatatatttttgtattttaaaaataataaatacaattctGATTGATAAAATCTCAATATTTAAttcgaaaataataaatacgTACAGTTGTGATTTTTCTAATATATAAGCATTTGAAAGTGTAAATTTTGAATGGATTACTATTATTTTATAGGTCCAAATGATTTTTACTTTTACGGTTCTAGCTACCTCACGTTTAGGAATTAGGAATATCATTTGTCTTTAGATCCAGCTAAGCTACAAaggttttaaaattaaaatcatataAGCGCTTAATTTTCTGTGATTCAATTGACCATGCAACGGTCAACAAATCCAACGATGCACATATCCTTACGAAGCAACGGAAACTCACCATGGCCAGCCGACCGGAGATGATCTCAAAGTCATGGCTCTTCTTCGAGCTCTCTATATACTCCGAAAGAGTCGCAAAGAACGGAGACACGTCACCAACTCCATCTCCACCGTCCCTCCTCGTCCTAATCACCCCGACCCGATCCGAGCCGTACGATCTCAGATTACACAACCGAGGCTGCAACACGATCTTCGCTCCATCCGAATCGGCCGGCTTGGCTTTCGGAGCCGGAACCTGAACCTGGACCGGAACCGCCGGTTCTCTCCTCGTAAGAGCGGGGTTCTGTGACCTAAGCCCGCAGTGTATTGCACGCGCCGTCGAGGCCATGGAGAGAATACGCGTACTGCAGGGGAGTGAGAAATGGGGTCTGATTCCGAGTTCCGACAATTTCGGGGTTTTTGAGGATTGCTTTCGGAACCTTCGTGGAGCTTCATGAATCCACGTCTCTTATTCATTTGTGAGGTGTTGGTCAATGGTGATGATGTCGGTGTGGGTCCCGTGGGTCCCGTGGGTTACGTGGCGGCTGCTTTGGTCCGTAACGTTGCTTTCCTCCTTTCCGGCGAGGAGGGATATTGTTTGCCGACTTGCCTCTTCAGTACGAAAAGTAATTCGTTTTTGTTTAGATTAATGATTCAATGCCGCCTAAATATACAAGTTTTTACCACTttacctatgtggcaagatggtccctcactactttttgagttttttttattttttaaaaataaattaaagtggggaaccaccttaccacatagacaaggtggtgaaaagttgtatatttagatgataataaattattactCGTTTAGATTAATGCGTATTGCTGACGTGTCGCATGTACTACTTTAACTGGCataaataaacattatttaaatgttttcataATTCTTGGTcggttaatttaaaaaaaaaaaaaaaaaaaaaaaaaaaaaattcttcgtCGTTCAGACTGCAACTAATCCTGTATAGTGTAAGGTTGGGTTGGTGTGCGATATTATgcctaaaaaatgaaaataaaaaataaatggataGATTATTCTGAACCGAAGGAATTTCTGTAACCTATTCTATAAAAATTGATATGTGTATTTTAATTATGtgagcaatatatatatttttaataactttataagagatggagaaaaatatattaaaaaaaattcatttttcatatattattaaaaaaaaaacatatattttttttagggcatatgataattttatatatagaattaaaataatttttaacaatttatttttttttttttaataattcaaatttcattGAATTCATAAAGATAGAGCAAGTTTCTCTAAACAAAGTCACGGATACAATTAAGGATTTCTTCAACCCTTGCTTGATCTATGACTTGTTTAACAGCTGCTTTGGCTAATCCATGCGTAGTAGAATTTACCACTCTAATAACATAACCAATCAGTCAAGATTGCATACAATTAAACACTTCATATATGTCATCAATAATATGACCATACTTGTTCCAATTTCGACCGTGAGATTTGACATCATTCACCACTTGAAACGCATcaccttccaaaaaaaaaattcttagacCCAGATCTCTATTGAATTCTATTGCATAAAAAGCTATCAATGCCTTGGCCACGACTAGTTCTAGATTCCCCAATTTGGTACGGCTTCTAGCTACAAAGACAAAACCCTCGTAATCCCTCACTATGAAACTCATTCCTAATCGACCAGTAGTAGTGCCAACCGCAACATTCCAATTTACTTTTTGCGTGCCTACAAAATAAGCTTTCCATTTGAGAGGCAATGTTTCATCACACTCTATTGGTCCTTCACTTTCTTTTGCATTCGCTCATTTAAAGTCACCTAAGTCGTCCCTTGCCCTCCTTACCACAAGGTTGGGGTCAAGAAACTTCCCCCCATGGACTATTGTATTACGTCTAAGCCAAATTTTCCTCAAACAgacaacaaaaaattcaaattcttcaaAGTTACACCTGCTAACCATTTCCTCCACAACTTGCGAAAATTCAAATACATTACAAAGGGCTTTTCTTATAAGTATTCCCACGAGCTTCCCAAACATCCATCGCTGATGGAAAACTCCAAAGAATATGAGATAGACTTTCACAAACTATTTcacaaaaaggacaaaaatgatCCTTAACTATACCTCGTTTAAGCAAATTCACTTTGGTTGTCAATATGTTGTGACATTCTTTCCAGAGAAACATCTTCATTGCATTAGGTAGATTCATGCTCCAAATCAACCGCTAAATTCTACTACACCCCTTGCTCGTTGACCCTTCCCGCAGGTGATCACGCACTCCTTTTTCCAAATGGTAAGCACTATGCACAGTGAATTCCCCAGTGGTGGTTCCTCTCCAGATCAACATATCAAGCTACATCAAGCTGCTTAGAGGTAGTTTACTTGTAGTAGCCGTCTCTTATGTGTTAAAGATCTCTTGTATCAATGCAAAATTCCACCCTTTAGTATCCATATTTATAAGTTCGCACACCTTAGCATTGGCCTTACCTATCTGcccaaatttttgttatgtaCCCATCATCAATTCACCATATGAACCCCTTAATAAACTTCCCACCCCTAAGATACTCCGTTACGAAAAATAGGGACGTTTACATAGCTCTGCCTCTTGTGATTCCCATATACGGCTAGTTTTATCCATAATTTTGTCAATATGATTTGCCCTCTTCCGCGAATTAGCACAGgcatggaaatacttggtgttTCTATCTTTATGTTTAAGCCAATTCGCCTTGGCCCGTTGTCTCCATTTCAGGCCTTCTTGTTCCATGAGCGAGTGCAGATCACTCTGAATTCCATTGATTTCCCCCATAGCTAGCTCCCCATCTTCCCCTTGCAAATCTACTAGTTGTTGAGTCTCATGTTTGGTAAGCTTTTCCATCTGACCTGAGTTGGATTTGTGCCATCGTACTAGTTCATGCTGCCAGTGATGTAACTTCTTCTTAAGATTCCCCCAGTGTTCCCCTCTTGTCTCCTTCAATCTCCAAACTTGTTTAACGATAGCCTTGCATTCCTTATTCCGTGCCCAGCTTGCTTCATACCGGAAGCCCCGCTTTTTTACTACCCTATCATGCCTTTTTAACTGAATGAGAAGAAGCGAATGGTTTTAACTACGGGTTGCCAGAATAGAAACCTCTATAGTGTTATACAACGCACACCACTCCTTGTTAGCCACCACTCGATCCAGCCGCTCCTGCGTGAACTGCTTCTCTTATCGTTTGTTAGTCCAAGTAAACTTGGGCCCAAAGAAACCAAAATCACATAACCGACAATCCTCGAACGTGTTTTTGAAATCTTCCATTTGACGCCGGGGTCGTCCACACGCCCAATATTTCTTTGAGAGATCTAGGATTTCATTAAAATCTCCATCACACAACCATGCCATTGGCTCGTACTGGGAAAGATGTCATAACAGGTCCCATGCCTCGTATCTCTTATGTGGTTTTGGATGACTATAGAATCCCGTAAACTTCTAGCCCTGACCAGTTTCATGAGTATTAACCTTGGCGTTAATATGCCTCCTACTATAGTTCTAGGTCTCCACATCGGTATCATCGCGCCACAAAAGTGTGAATCCTCCACTTCTGCCAATACAGTCAACAACAAACATTCCACTGTAACTAGTCTTATTTTTTACAAGTTCCATTTTATGGTGTCTCAGCTTGGTTTCCATAAGGAAAACCATCATGGGTTTCTTTTCCTTTACCGTCTGGCAAAGGTATCGGACTATCtgagggttcccaagcccctGACAGTTCCAACTTAGGATGCTCATTGCGACAACCGAGGTTGGACACCAGCCACCGCCAAATAAAAGTCACCATTAATCCACTCATTCTCATCCTTCAAAGCAAGTcccttcccattttttttttcgcatttcAAGTTGCCCCCTTCCCATTatctttccttgttcttttGTCAGCAAGAATCCTAATAGCAAGATCAGAAACTAGATCCGAGAGCACCCCCAGTCTTGCCCTTATTTTCCAGCTTTTTGCACTAAAcccttccttttgtttttttccataATCATTATCCACATCCTTCGTTCCCCCACCTCTACTAGAAGCACGACTATCACTCAAGACTTTCAGATCTTGATAGTTTTCTTGGAACTCATAATCCATAATTATGGGCTCCAACAACTTTGTTTTCTGAGCATGCAATAGAGCAATGTTAGCACTGTCTTCACATATGTCATCTTCCACTATTTCCTGGTCCAACCACAACTTCAATAGCCCCACTATGCGCCTCCCCTCCCTTCCCCTTCTCTTTTTGACCATGGTATGAACCACTATGTGCTGCCTTGCTGAATTCCTTCTAAAACTCCCAAGCCACTAGTTCGGTTTCCTCTACATTGTTGTCTTCAAACCTCGGTCATGGAAACCTAACCTAGTGTTCATTTTTCAGGATGGAGATGACGCCCTAAGCTAGGAGCCAAATGGTTTCTTCTCTCCTCCCCCATAAAAACGTCATGGTCCATCAACACTGCAGCCACCTACCCTATGTTTAATAACTCCACTTTGAAAACATATCATGGGTAGCTTCTTATATTGGAAAGAGACCCACATATCCATCCCCTTAAGGTCTATTGTAAAACCCCTTGCAAGAGGTCTCCCCACATCAACCTCCACCGTCACACACAAGAATTTTCCCAATCCCATCCATCAGATGCAACATCAATGTCTTCCACAGAACCCACTGTGTCCCTAATCAGCAACCCCACCTCTCTGTTCATACAGGCGAAGGGTAGGTGGTGAATTTGGATCCGGAATGCCACTTTGGAAAAATCCATATGACGAGGAAGAGTTAAACCATCATACTTCATAATAACGAAAAGAATATTATCAAACAACCATGGCCTACCTTCCACACCCTCCTCTTGTCAGCTTCATCACAGAATTCAAGCATAAACAAATTTACGTCTAAGTCTCGGAAGCTAACTCTACCAATCATCTTCCAGATAGGCAAGAAGGTGGGGCGGATTACCTCTTTGCCAACAACCCGGTCTGCCAGAAGCCGTCCAACCACACAGAGCGCACCCTTCTTCTCAGTCACCTCCATTGTCATCATCTTAATGGCGATTCTCGTGGTTTCTTCTCCCGTCAAATGCAGATTTCCACACAAAATTGAAAGCTCGTCTGCCATGTCTATctcaacaaaatcaattttccTTGCACACT
The Alnus glutinosa chromosome 14, dhAlnGlut1.1, whole genome shotgun sequence genome window above contains:
- the LOC133857967 gene encoding stress enhanced protein 2, chloroplastic — translated: MASTARAIHCGLRSQNPALTRREPAVPVQVQVPAPKAKPADSDGAKIVLQPRLCNLRSYGSDRVGVIRTRRDGGDGVGDVSPFFATLSEYIESSKKSHDFEIISGRLAMIIFAATVTMELVTGNSLFRKMDLQGIAEAGGLCLGAVTCAATFAWFSSARNKVGRIFSIGCNTFIDSLIDQIVDGLFYEGDPGDWSDEI